One genomic window of Bartonella sp. HY038 includes the following:
- a CDS encoding type I secretion system permease/ATPase: protein MTDKIENISSIQPAFDATKWTDVLLLAARQLSIKSSPELVRNAAAWTKGGDPKQSTIDIALACGLNATYLSIDESNLSNTMLPCVIEIGKELGLLTAFDEKQALIHFVVNGKSFERRVALDQLFKAGKRQILLLDRHEAVRDDRLDKYLEEKPQSWLRGIFTSNWPLMVQLGLGSLFGNLLAIGTSLFAMQVWDRVVPSQSLSTLWVLFTGVAIAMVMEFLMRMSRVSVTDYFGKLADLKLSGMFFSRTLNIRNDARPRSPGTLVSQLRDLDQIRELLTSSTLGVLIDLPFVTVFLAIIWALGGPLVWIPILAIPLIILPGIIAQIPLAKLANAGLDEAALRNAVLMESIYRAEDIKLLQAEPRFRNVWDNVNKTSGDISLKQRKWAALLMHFSQMIQQLAYVGVIVAGVYGILNNVMSFGAVLACSILTSRTIAPLAQIPGILGRLQNARVGKKALDGLLTLPVDHDSKNDYYHKPVILGNFDFTNVAYAYGPMEKPALVIPRLTITAGERIAVLGRVGAGKSTLLRMIAGLSAPVQGQITLDGTPMKIIDIADIRRDVGAMLQESSLFYGTLRDNLLIGSPLASDEDILKAMRLACADKLLLNQPHGLDLKLRESGIGLSGGQKQALMLSRLYLRSPNVVILDEPTASLDEGTEVEVLRNLQQWLTNRTLIVATHRYPVLSLVDRILIVDNGRIIRDGPKDEILKAMSAGQQAVQPTPTTEATKTPNPYAKSGSGVLSIKPAKASENPFRK, encoded by the coding sequence ATGACCGATAAAATTGAAAATATTAGCAGTATACAACCTGCCTTTGATGCAACAAAATGGACTGATGTTTTACTTCTAGCTGCGCGTCAGCTCAGTATAAAATCTTCACCTGAATTGGTGCGCAATGCAGCAGCTTGGACAAAAGGCGGGGATCCCAAACAATCTACAATAGATATTGCTTTGGCGTGCGGCCTTAATGCAACCTATTTAAGCATAGACGAAAGCAATCTTTCTAATACTATGTTGCCATGCGTCATTGAAATTGGCAAAGAACTAGGTTTGCTAACTGCCTTTGACGAAAAGCAGGCTTTGATCCATTTTGTAGTAAATGGAAAGTCTTTTGAACGCCGCGTGGCGCTTGATCAGCTTTTTAAGGCTGGAAAACGCCAAATCTTATTGCTTGACCGTCATGAAGCTGTACGCGATGACCGTCTTGACAAATATCTTGAAGAAAAGCCGCAATCGTGGTTGAGGGGTATCTTTACCAGCAATTGGCCTCTTATGGTGCAATTAGGGCTTGGCTCTCTTTTTGGTAACCTTCTTGCTATCGGTACTTCACTTTTTGCGATGCAAGTTTGGGATCGCGTTGTTCCATCGCAATCACTCTCAACGCTATGGGTTCTTTTTACCGGCGTTGCAATTGCAATGGTTATGGAATTCTTGATGCGTATGTCACGGGTCTCAGTTACGGACTATTTTGGAAAACTTGCTGACTTAAAATTGTCTGGTATGTTTTTCTCGCGCACATTAAATATTCGCAATGATGCACGACCACGTTCACCTGGCACCTTGGTTTCGCAGCTACGTGACCTTGACCAAATTCGCGAATTGCTTACCTCTAGTACGCTTGGTGTATTAATTGATTTACCTTTTGTTACAGTGTTCTTGGCAATTATATGGGCGCTTGGTGGTCCATTAGTTTGGATTCCAATTCTTGCTATTCCGTTGATTATTTTACCTGGTATCATTGCCCAAATTCCACTCGCCAAATTAGCAAATGCTGGCCTTGACGAAGCGGCGTTGCGTAACGCAGTTTTAATGGAATCTATCTACCGCGCAGAAGACATTAAATTACTACAAGCAGAGCCACGCTTCCGTAACGTCTGGGATAACGTCAACAAGACGAGCGGTGACATCAGCTTGAAACAGCGCAAATGGGCTGCTCTATTGATGCATTTTTCACAAATGATACAACAGCTTGCCTATGTCGGCGTAATTGTTGCGGGTGTATATGGTATTTTGAATAATGTCATGTCATTTGGTGCTGTGCTTGCCTGCTCAATCCTGACTAGTCGTACAATTGCTCCATTAGCGCAAATTCCAGGTATTTTGGGTCGTTTGCAAAATGCCCGCGTTGGTAAAAAAGCACTTGATGGTTTGCTTACTTTACCTGTCGATCATGACAGCAAAAATGATTATTACCACAAGCCTGTAATCTTAGGTAACTTCGACTTTACAAATGTTGCCTATGCCTATGGGCCTATGGAAAAACCCGCCTTAGTTATACCTCGCTTGACCATCACAGCCGGTGAGCGGATTGCTGTGTTGGGGCGTGTTGGCGCTGGTAAATCTACACTATTGCGTATGATTGCTGGCCTTTCTGCACCTGTTCAAGGTCAAATTACGCTTGATGGCACACCAATGAAAATTATTGATATTGCAGATATCCGCCGCGACGTTGGTGCAATGCTACAAGAATCAAGCCTTTTTTACGGCACATTGCGCGATAACCTTCTTATTGGTAGCCCATTAGCTAGCGATGAAGATATTTTAAAAGCAATGCGACTAGCATGCGCCGACAAATTACTACTAAATCAGCCCCATGGTTTAGATTTAAAACTTCGCGAAAGTGGTATCGGACTTTCAGGTGGACAAAAACAAGCGCTTATGCTGAGCCGTCTTTATTTACGTTCACCTAACGTCGTAATCCTTGACGAACCCACTGCATCACTTGATGAAGGGACGGAAGTTGAAGTTTTACGCAATCTCCAACAATGGCTAACCAATCGCACGCTAATCGTTGCTACCCATAGATATCCAGTTTTATCACTCGTTGACCGGATATTAATTGTAGATAATGGTCGCATCATTAGGGATGGACCTAAGGATGAAATATTAAAAGCAATGAGCGCTGGCCAGCAAGCTGTGCAGCCAACACCAACTACCGAAGCCACAAAAACGCCCAACCCATATGCTAAATCGGGTTCTGGTGTGCTGTCAATCAAGCCAGCCAAGGCATCAGAAAACCCATTTAGAAAATAA
- a CDS encoding TolC family protein — MMTSQSAKRGEKAAVKSLSNSSGKVFIGALSMACVLTLSGCQGLKLKRNQNVQALANPPQSTLSLARANDVSNASNNPLHTINTDNLNITDAVGIAIARHPDIGRASAVVVQSNAQISIEKSAWYPTFQYGVDPGYNRYYAASNSDRTGSSVRGSVGVTQLVYDFGRTSSRIGVAKATYEKDSYLLSKAVEDVATNMSVVFVELSASQELIAAAEREYGAMRRTREKIAERVESGLSDAVDLNQADLAIQRARSDLLSAQNRFDIAAGRFAEITGIRPTKVANMETTSKFLDSLGRGRNTIENTPNVLAADAEVKASLERVRLAKAQLYPSVSVAASQQKSTGQRNITNDNSFVGLQLSGSLNSGFREKHQIASAQAEVNAAKQASENERLVARTTVSSAKTEADGATARMDNSKQLMSLSLTSRDLYWQQYTLNKRPLTDVVNAERETFIAESEYVTAMADYMTARIKAYTAVGELVERLRGGR; from the coding sequence ATGATGACATCGCAGAGTGCAAAACGGGGTGAAAAAGCTGCAGTGAAATCTTTATCCAATTCGTCTGGCAAAGTATTTATCGGCGCGCTATCAATGGCATGCGTTCTAACTTTATCAGGTTGCCAAGGATTAAAGTTAAAACGAAATCAGAATGTGCAAGCATTAGCAAATCCGCCCCAATCTACTCTTTCATTAGCAAGGGCGAATGATGTTAGCAATGCGAGTAACAATCCGCTCCATACAATCAATACTGATAACCTCAATATTACTGATGCCGTGGGTATTGCAATCGCGCGCCACCCAGATATTGGCCGCGCATCAGCTGTTGTTGTCCAGAGCAATGCACAAATTTCCATTGAAAAGTCGGCTTGGTATCCAACATTTCAATATGGTGTAGATCCAGGCTATAACCGGTATTATGCCGCAAGTAATAGTGACCGAACCGGCTCAAGCGTGCGCGGTTCAGTAGGTGTAACCCAATTAGTCTATGATTTTGGTCGCACTTCAAGTCGAATTGGTGTAGCCAAAGCGACTTACGAAAAAGACAGCTACCTTTTATCTAAAGCTGTTGAAGATGTTGCAACCAATATGTCTGTGGTTTTCGTTGAATTATCCGCCTCTCAAGAATTAATTGCTGCTGCGGAACGCGAATATGGAGCGATGCGGCGCACACGTGAAAAAATCGCCGAACGTGTTGAAAGCGGTCTTTCAGACGCAGTTGACCTTAATCAAGCCGACTTAGCGATTCAACGTGCTCGCTCGGATCTTTTATCTGCTCAAAACAGATTTGATATAGCTGCAGGACGTTTTGCTGAAATAACTGGTATCCGCCCTACAAAAGTGGCGAATATGGAAACAACCTCAAAATTCCTTGATTCTCTTGGCCGTGGACGCAATACAATTGAAAATACGCCCAATGTTTTAGCCGCGGATGCAGAAGTTAAAGCTTCGCTCGAACGTGTTAGGCTTGCAAAAGCACAACTTTACCCATCGGTAAGTGTAGCTGCAAGCCAACAAAAATCCACAGGACAGCGTAATATTACCAATGATAATTCATTTGTTGGCTTGCAATTGAGCGGTTCATTAAATTCAGGATTTAGGGAAAAACACCAAATTGCTTCAGCACAGGCTGAGGTAAATGCAGCCAAGCAGGCAAGTGAAAATGAGCGGCTTGTTGCACGAACCACTGTCAGCTCTGCCAAAACAGAAGCTGATGGTGCTACCGCCAGAATGGATAATTCAAAACAACTGATGTCACTATCTTTGACATCACGCGATCTTTATTGGCAACAATATACATTAAATAAACGTCCCTTAACGGATGTGGTAAATGCCGAACGCGAAACTTTTATTGCTGAAAGTGAATATGTTACAGCAATGGCCGACTATATGACCGCACGTATTAAAGCTTACACTGCGGTTGGTGAACTAGTGGAGCGTTTAAGAGGCGGACGATAA